The Exiguobacterium acetylicum genome includes a window with the following:
- a CDS encoding glutathione peroxidase, whose protein sequence is MLQDYTFQRVDGTIASLKDYPGQAWLIVNTASKCGLTPQFEGLEQLHQDYRSQGLTVLGFPCNQFANQDPGTDEEIQSFCQVNYGVTFPVFSKIDVNGEQAHPLFEELKAQAPTTDGATDIEWNFTKFLVTRDGEVTRFSPKTNPTDLTAAIERLLVQV, encoded by the coding sequence ATGTTACAGGATTATACATTTCAACGTGTTGATGGGACGATAGCGTCCTTGAAAGACTACCCTGGTCAAGCGTGGCTGATCGTTAATACCGCTAGCAAATGTGGTTTGACACCACAGTTCGAAGGACTCGAACAATTGCATCAAGACTATCGTTCGCAAGGATTGACCGTGCTTGGTTTCCCGTGCAATCAGTTTGCGAATCAAGATCCAGGAACGGATGAAGAGATTCAATCGTTTTGCCAAGTCAACTATGGCGTGACGTTCCCTGTCTTTTCAAAAATCGATGTTAATGGGGAGCAGGCACACCCATTATTTGAAGAACTAAAAGCACAAGCGCCAACGACGGATGGTGCAACAGACATCGAGTGGAATTTCACGAAATTCCTCGTGACACGCGATGGGGAAGTGACACGATTCTCTCCAAAAACGAATCCGACCGACTTAACGGCAGCAATCGAACGACTGCTCGTTCAAGTCTAA
- a CDS encoding glycerate kinase yields the protein MARHLILMDAFKGSISSKDAAEAVASGIRAHDPTAIIDSSPVADGGEGTLDVYLALGYELKTAMTMDLAGRPCEVQYAVKGPDAIIEVARICGLPMRRVEDDPIRMNTRGVGRLMNQLRDQGITHIRLALGGTGTTDGGLGLLAELGCKLQDASGVPISFQTNPLLETQDIRCHAYPVQLEALVDVTAPYFGPDGPAYLFGPQKGLLPKDIVRLDQQLERIGRLLGLEGVAGAGAAGGLGGAVRALGGLIVPGARTILQHLRVAERMQHADYVWTGEGRVDRQSQIGKLPGEVARMANAANVPCLILAGIVEEKMPQALDCRSIHADQAITFDSEQTMIRMSEQARKWLEELSVKQG from the coding sequence ATGGCACGTCACTTGATTTTAATGGATGCGTTCAAAGGAAGTATTTCCTCAAAAGACGCGGCAGAAGCCGTTGCGTCTGGTATACGGGCACATGACCCGACAGCGATCATCGATTCCTCACCTGTCGCGGACGGTGGAGAAGGTACGCTCGACGTTTATCTCGCGCTCGGATATGAGTTGAAAACAGCGATGACGATGGATTTAGCAGGTCGCCCGTGTGAAGTACAGTATGCCGTCAAAGGTCCGGACGCTATCATCGAAGTCGCGCGTATTTGTGGACTGCCGATGCGGCGCGTCGAAGACGATCCGATTCGCATGAACACGCGTGGTGTCGGTCGTTTGATGAATCAGTTACGCGACCAGGGAATAACGCACATTCGACTAGCATTAGGAGGGACAGGAACGACCGATGGGGGACTCGGTTTGCTCGCAGAACTCGGCTGTAAGCTGCAAGACGCGTCCGGTGTTCCGATTTCGTTTCAAACGAATCCCTTACTTGAGACGCAAGACATTCGTTGCCACGCATATCCTGTTCAACTCGAGGCACTCGTCGATGTGACAGCACCGTATTTCGGTCCAGACGGTCCAGCTTATCTGTTTGGACCACAAAAAGGATTGCTCCCGAAAGACATCGTAAGACTCGACCAGCAACTTGAACGGATCGGGCGATTGCTTGGACTAGAAGGTGTCGCAGGAGCCGGAGCAGCGGGTGGACTCGGGGGAGCCGTGCGTGCTCTTGGTGGATTGATCGTTCCAGGGGCACGGACGATCCTGCAACACCTTCGCGTAGCAGAGCGGATGCAGCATGCTGATTATGTTTGGACAGGAGAAGGACGCGTCGACCGTCAAAGCCAAATCGGCAAGTTACCAGGCGAGGTTGCGCGCATGGCGAATGCAGCAAATGTTCCTTGTTTGATCCTTGCTGGAATCGTAGAAGAAAAGATGCCACAAGCGCTCGATTGTCGATCGATTCATGCCGATCAAGCAATCACGTTCGACTCAGAACAGACGATGATTCGGATGAGTGAACAGGCACGTAAGTGGCTCGAAGAACTTTCAGTGAAACAGGGATGA
- a CDS encoding Gfo/Idh/MocA family protein, translating to MKLAVIGLGDIAQKAYLPVYAERSDIEVYLISRDEEKAKRLQAAYRFAGTYATFEDAVQAGIDAVMIHSATIVHAEQARQALEAGIAVYVDKPVSMEIEEIRELTRLSEEKQLPFITGFNRRFASAHQRLLEVNDPNLVLMQKNRTSFIEDAKPFLFDDFIHVADTLRFLTRCGEIEDLHVKSKQDESGLHHVTIQFVSNGITAIGVMNRNNGVTEERVEVMGPEEKRIATDVTTLDQMTKQGTLRYPLDNWEATLKRRGFVDMLEAFLRTVKGEPSESVVASDSLATHELCQQVYEQVQASR from the coding sequence ATGAAATTAGCAGTCATTGGTTTAGGGGATATTGCTCAAAAAGCATACTTACCTGTCTATGCCGAACGATCCGATATCGAAGTCTATTTGATTTCGCGAGACGAGGAAAAAGCGAAGCGGTTGCAAGCGGCCTATCGCTTTGCAGGAACATACGCGACGTTTGAAGACGCTGTACAAGCGGGGATCGATGCGGTCATGATCCATTCAGCAACAATCGTCCATGCCGAGCAAGCACGCCAAGCGCTCGAAGCAGGAATTGCCGTTTACGTGGATAAACCTGTCTCGATGGAAATCGAGGAGATTCGTGAACTGACACGTCTATCGGAAGAGAAACAGTTACCGTTCATCACGGGATTCAACCGTCGCTTCGCATCAGCGCATCAACGATTGCTTGAGGTGAACGATCCGAATCTCGTCCTCATGCAAAAGAACCGAACATCGTTCATCGAAGATGCAAAGCCGTTCTTATTCGATGACTTCATTCATGTCGCGGATACCCTTCGTTTCTTGACGAGATGCGGTGAGATTGAAGACTTGCACGTCAAGAGTAAACAGGACGAAAGCGGTCTACATCACGTGACGATCCAATTCGTCTCAAACGGGATCACGGCAATCGGTGTCATGAACCGCAATAACGGTGTCACGGAGGAACGGGTCGAAGTGATGGGACCAGAAGAAAAGCGAATCGCAACTGACGTGACGACGCTTGATCAAATGACGAAACAAGGAACGCTCCGGTATCCGCTTGATAACTGGGAAGCAACCTTAAAGCGTCGTGGATTCGTCGATATGCTGGAGGCATTCCTTCGGACAGTCAAAGGGGAACCATCTGAATCGGTCGTAGCGTCAGATAGCCTCGCGACTCATGAACTGTGTCAACAAGTGTATGAGCAGGTTCAAGCTTCACGATGA
- a CDS encoding SH3 domain-containing protein, producing the protein MKRLLRTSLTLLLLFALCLPAIPAQAASYQVVVTSTIGANVRSKPSTASSTTIVRRAAYKAKFTAVSYTNGWYKIKDGGTYRYLSNQVAQKVSSSSVKTYKIVVYSKAGANVRTSPSTASSKNIKRLASYNSKFNAVSYSNGWYKVKGKVNYYYVSSQVARKVTTSSPKPSSGSYPVASMRYFKLGSSSYQLTKESFVRRYPASTTKLLTGIVAYDEAARKGTLDQTFTLTSSMLSVPAGSSVAGFRAGDKVTMRQLLNGMLIRSGNDAAKAIAVRTAGSESKFVSYMNNRARSIGMSASHFMNPHGFYHSSHYTTAADMQKLANTYAKYSYLMTVSGRKSYQTTVKGPYARTLTWYHTNTSLPGDTRVYASKTGYTPESGYTRVFFIKKGSTRYGLVTLKGTLSQTETTLRSVLNQ; encoded by the coding sequence ATGAAGCGCTTGCTCCGTACTAGTCTTACGCTCTTATTATTGTTCGCTTTATGTCTTCCTGCCATTCCGGCTCAGGCAGCCAGCTATCAAGTCGTCGTCACTTCGACGATTGGAGCGAACGTCCGCTCGAAGCCGAGTACTGCCTCGTCTACAACAATTGTAAGACGTGCTGCGTACAAAGCAAAATTCACAGCCGTCTCGTATACGAATGGCTGGTACAAGATCAAGGACGGAGGTACATATCGTTATCTATCGAACCAAGTCGCTCAAAAAGTATCGAGTAGTTCAGTGAAGACGTACAAAATCGTTGTCTACTCGAAAGCTGGAGCGAACGTCCGGACATCACCAAGCACGGCATCGTCAAAGAACATCAAGCGACTCGCATCATACAACTCGAAGTTTAATGCAGTCTCGTACTCGAACGGTTGGTATAAGGTCAAAGGGAAAGTCAATTATTATTACGTCTCTAGTCAAGTCGCCCGAAAAGTGACGACGAGCAGTCCAAAACCATCAAGCGGTAGTTATCCTGTTGCGTCGATGCGGTATTTCAAGCTTGGATCGTCAAGTTATCAATTGACGAAAGAAAGCTTCGTCCGCCGTTACCCAGCGAGTACGACAAAACTGTTGACGGGCATCGTCGCGTATGACGAAGCAGCACGTAAAGGTACGCTCGATCAAACGTTCACGCTGACGTCTTCGATGTTATCCGTTCCTGCAGGTAGCAGCGTTGCCGGTTTCCGTGCCGGGGATAAAGTCACGATGCGCCAACTGTTGAACGGGATGCTCATCCGTTCTGGTAACGATGCAGCAAAAGCGATCGCCGTTCGCACAGCAGGTTCTGAATCGAAGTTCGTCTCGTACATGAACAACCGCGCCCGTTCGATCGGGATGAGTGCGAGCCATTTCATGAACCCACACGGCTTCTATCATTCAAGTCATTACACGACGGCCGCTGATATGCAAAAACTCGCGAATACATACGCGAAGTATAGCTACCTCATGACAGTCAGTGGACGCAAGTCGTATCAGACGACCGTCAAAGGTCCCTATGCACGGACATTGACGTGGTACCATACGAACACATCACTCCCGGGTGATACACGTGTTTATGCGAGCAAGACTGGTTACACACCAGAATCTGGCTACACACGTGTCTTCTTCATCAAAAAAGGTTCGACACGATACGGTCTCGTCACACTGAAAGGAACGTTGTCTCAAACTGAGACGACACTCCGCTCCGTCCTGAACCAATGA